The Pan paniscus chromosome 15, NHGRI_mPanPan1-v2.0_pri, whole genome shotgun sequence genome includes a window with the following:
- the TIMM9 gene encoding mitochondrial import inner membrane translocase subunit Tim9: MAAQIPESDQIKQFKEFLGTYNKLTETCFLDCVKDFTTREVKPEETTCSEHCLQKYLKMTQRISMRFQEYHIQQNEALAAKAGLLGQPR, from the exons ATGGCTGCACAAATACCAGAATCTGATCAGATAAAACAG TTTAAGGAATTTCTGGGGACCTACAATAAACTTACAGAGACCTGCTTTTTGGACTGTGTTAAAGACTTCACAACAAGAGAAGTAAAACCTGAAGAG ACCACCTGTTCAGAACATTGcttacagaaatatttaaaaatgacacaAAGAATATCCATGAGATTTCAGGAATATCATATTCAGCAGAATGAAGCCCTGGCAGCCAAAGCAGGACTCCTTGGCCAACCACGATAG